In a single window of the Mucilaginibacter defluvii genome:
- a CDS encoding Crp/Fnr family transcriptional regulator, which produces MNDPQYLKKIEMFIKQIVQPNAEEWAAFADIIKFKKLKKKELLLQEGQTCNFIAFINSGVIREYSFQNGKETTVDFVSENQFITDYQSFIMQTPTMQYLEALTDAELLILRKDGINSLFDRYKIWERFGRLIIERVFCGVEAKRKKIIATTHEEQYRDFAAAYPQIVQQVPQYYIASYLGVTPEHLSRIRKKV; this is translated from the coding sequence ATGAACGATCCTCAATATCTGAAAAAAATAGAAATGTTCATCAAACAGATCGTTCAGCCCAATGCGGAAGAATGGGCGGCTTTCGCGGATATCATAAAATTCAAGAAACTAAAGAAGAAAGAGCTGCTTTTACAGGAAGGGCAAACCTGCAATTTTATCGCCTTTATCAATTCCGGCGTTATCAGGGAATATTCGTTTCAGAATGGCAAGGAAACCACCGTTGATTTCGTTTCAGAAAACCAGTTTATAACCGATTATCAAAGCTTTATTATGCAAACGCCAACCATGCAATACCTGGAAGCGCTAACCGACGCTGAATTGCTGATCTTAAGGAAAGACGGTATCAATTCACTCTTCGACCGGTATAAAATTTGGGAACGCTTCGGCAGATTGATTATAGAACGCGTGTTTTGCGGCGTGGAGGCAAAACGCAAAAAGATCATTGCCACTACACATGAAGAACAGTACCGTGATTTTGCGGCCGCATACCCGCAAATTGTTCAGCAGGTACCTCAGTATTACATTGCCTCGTATTTAGGCGTAACGCCCGAGCATTTAAGCAGGATCAGAAAGAAGGTTTAA
- a CDS encoding Crp/Fnr family transcriptional regulator translates to MYEVITRSLRKLVDFTDEELFLFMQKLKPLNLKKHELCLREGQVCKYMVLVHKGGLRYFSRGAKGDHTLGFAFEGEWLGDYESFLLQTASGCLIEALEDCELFTLSYPDMQALYQHSQRFERFGRIIAEQLFLATAKSKSNLMIQTAKERYIALLTSQPHIFERLPQHLIASYLGIQPQSLSRIRADVAKMKLT, encoded by the coding sequence ATGTACGAGGTAATTACACGATCATTACGCAAACTGGTTGATTTCACCGATGAAGAGCTTTTTTTGTTTATGCAAAAGCTTAAACCGTTGAACCTAAAAAAGCATGAACTTTGTTTGAGGGAAGGCCAGGTATGTAAATACATGGTACTGGTACACAAAGGCGGCCTCAGATACTTTTCAAGGGGTGCAAAAGGAGATCACACTCTTGGGTTTGCTTTTGAAGGCGAATGGCTTGGAGATTATGAAAGCTTTTTACTGCAAACCGCTTCCGGCTGCCTGATTGAAGCACTTGAAGATTGCGAACTTTTTACCCTGAGCTATCCGGACATGCAGGCCCTTTACCAGCATAGCCAGCGTTTTGAAAGATTTGGCCGCATCATAGCCGAACAGCTTTTTTTAGCTACGGCTAAGAGTAAAAGTAACCTCATGATCCAGACCGCTAAAGAACGCTACATAGCACTGTTAACCAGCCAGCCACATATCTTCGAAAGGTTGCCCCAGCACCTCATCGCATCCTACCTGGGCATACAACCGCAAAGCCTGAGCCGTATCCGCGCCGATGTAGCTAAGATGAAGTTAACATAG
- a CDS encoding ABA4-like family protein yields MNTSQIFSLAGTIAALQWAILIILPKWKITQWLIRRPVVPVFLSVVYCIYIVGFFNTPGGGYNSLQQVRTLFADDHLLLAGWVHYLAFDLLIGFAIIKSSQEKHISHWLIIPCLISTFMFGPCGFLLYQIFKNFKKQS; encoded by the coding sequence ATGAACACATCACAAATTTTTTCGCTGGCAGGTACAATAGCTGCATTGCAATGGGCGATATTGATCATTCTTCCTAAATGGAAGATAACGCAGTGGCTGATCAGGCGTCCTGTAGTACCTGTATTCTTGTCTGTTGTCTATTGCATCTACATCGTTGGCTTTTTTAACACGCCGGGCGGCGGGTATAATTCTTTGCAGCAAGTACGTACCCTTTTTGCCGATGACCATCTTTTGCTGGCCGGTTGGGTGCATTATCTGGCGTTCGATCTGCTTATAGGCTTTGCCATAATTAAATCCTCACAAGAAAAGCACATTTCACACTGGCTGATCATTCCATGCCTGATATCAACCTTTATGTTCGGACCATGCGGCTTTCTGCTATATCAGATCTTCAAAAATTTCAAAAAACAATCATGA
- a CDS encoding PAS domain-containing protein: MAKEYTFLHSDGEHGELIRTTDWSATILGDPDTWPESLRSAVSIVLGSGFPIAIYWGPAFSLIYNEPWSAIPGKKHPWALGKPGEVVWPEIWAGLREEFESVLYQGASYRRPDAPLYMHRHGYTEECYFDYTLSPIKAVDGSIGGVFNAVIETTFRVINDRRNKLLTALMNNKNVSRNLNEAVTLVTDILKSSQADIPFFAIYGQRNNEDLHVLSTEGLSPANEPVVFRVDIEHITTQLKGLVPDVTASFPEPITNFWPEPVEEAFAAPLAKDEAELKGYLLCGISARKRLDEDYRHFLESVALHAGTILNNALAYELGEAYNNILALNEELSSANEELAAVNEELQLTQDHLNKLNDQLEERIQQRTREVIGERDKMQRFLMQAPAGICILSGRELVFELVNQPYQELLPQRELLGRPIFEAVPEIEGQPIGDILRNVYSSGEPYEGREVLIPLTSPGSTELVDRYFNFYYQPTQDANGNVEGIIAFVYEVTELVESRKHTEKVEADLRELVMTSHYPLIILRGPEYVIEVANKQLATLWHKSLEEIIGRKLLDILPELVDQPFPALLKKVYDTGEPYGQEEEVFFVDTEEGRLIKYVSFYYDPIRDSKGVINGIIVTASDITEMVRSRQLLEDSNAEQQSLNEEIAATNEELATTNEELSETQQLLERTIGGLQESEGRFRNLIRNASTGIILLTGPEMRTEIVNEAYANLIGRSTDEITGRPLFELIPETEEVFRPIIDGVRLSGKARYLYDQPFSLFKNGELINIFLNVIYQPYREQDKGVTGVMVLCQEVTEQVKAKQHIQASEQRFRFMLNAIPQQVWTATPDGALNYVNDIICTDFGEESSETITGLGWQAYVHPDDLPGALEKWTRSLHNGREYLTEFRLKFADGEYYWHLARALPLVENDQIVMWLGTNTNIHQQKTNEYKKDEFISIASHELKTPLTTVKAFFQLAKREISQQPKLEPFIVKADRQLERLGRLIEDLLDVSRINAGKMTYNKENFDFRQMLLDVAESIQQTSIQHHIDVQMDCDVTYRGDQHRIEQVMTNLLNNAIKYSPGADKIMVHCEKENQNLIVSVQDFGIGIAEEHLKGLFDRFYRVDNSSARFQGLGLGLFIAAEIVKRHGGSFWIESQPDQGSTFFFLLPLSGVQEFKDIATDNRTFYEGDFITIRYQPQDRYMDVDWKGYQNYESVTKGCEIMLDLMQKNNCHLVLNDNTSVKGNWSEASDWGAEVWFPAMAKAGLKKFAWIYSPSTFSRIAAGKSLPDEYDIVQVAFFDKKNVAAQWLLQ, encoded by the coding sequence GTGGCTAAGGAATATACGTTTTTACACAGCGACGGCGAACATGGCGAATTGATACGAACGACCGATTGGTCGGCAACAATTTTGGGCGACCCAGATACGTGGCCGGAAAGCCTGCGTTCAGCAGTGAGCATCGTACTTGGCTCCGGCTTTCCAATCGCGATCTATTGGGGGCCTGCGTTCAGCCTGATCTATAACGAACCTTGGAGCGCAATACCGGGTAAGAAACATCCCTGGGCGTTGGGCAAACCCGGTGAGGTAGTTTGGCCGGAAATATGGGCCGGATTACGGGAAGAATTTGAATCGGTACTATACCAGGGCGCCTCTTACCGCCGTCCGGACGCCCCCTTGTACATGCATCGTCATGGTTATACGGAAGAGTGTTACTTTGATTATACCCTTTCACCCATCAAGGCTGTAGACGGTTCAATTGGCGGCGTTTTCAATGCGGTCATCGAGACGACCTTCCGTGTTATTAACGACCGGCGAAACAAGCTGTTAACCGCGCTGATGAACAATAAGAATGTCTCGCGTAATTTGAATGAGGCTGTTACACTCGTAACTGATATTTTGAAATCTTCGCAGGCTGATATTCCTTTTTTTGCGATTTACGGCCAGCGGAATAATGAGGACTTGCACGTTCTTTCCACAGAAGGTCTCTCGCCGGCAAACGAACCGGTGGTTTTTCGTGTGGATATAGAACATATAACTACGCAATTGAAAGGCTTAGTGCCGGATGTTACGGCGAGCTTTCCCGAGCCGATCACTAATTTTTGGCCAGAACCTGTTGAAGAAGCATTTGCTGCACCTCTTGCTAAAGATGAAGCAGAATTAAAAGGATACCTGCTTTGCGGCATCTCCGCCCGCAAACGTCTGGATGAAGACTACCGTCATTTTTTAGAAAGTGTGGCGCTTCATGCCGGCACTATTCTTAATAACGCGTTAGCATATGAGTTAGGGGAAGCGTATAACAATATACTGGCTTTAAATGAGGAGTTAAGCTCAGCCAATGAAGAACTGGCCGCTGTAAATGAAGAATTACAGCTAACACAGGACCATTTGAACAAACTTAACGATCAATTGGAAGAAAGGATACAGCAACGAACCAGGGAAGTGATAGGTGAACGCGATAAAATGCAACGCTTTTTAATGCAGGCGCCTGCGGGTATCTGCATCCTTTCCGGGCGCGAGCTGGTGTTCGAACTGGTCAATCAACCTTACCAGGAACTTCTACCACAGCGCGAACTGCTTGGACGGCCGATTTTTGAGGCCGTGCCTGAAATCGAAGGTCAGCCTATTGGCGATATTTTGCGGAACGTGTATAGCTCCGGTGAACCGTATGAAGGCAGAGAAGTATTGATTCCGCTCACATCGCCGGGAAGCACCGAACTGGTCGATCGCTATTTCAATTTTTATTACCAGCCAACGCAGGATGCGAACGGCAATGTAGAAGGCATCATTGCGTTTGTTTATGAAGTTACCGAACTGGTGGAAAGCCGAAAACATACGGAAAAGGTCGAGGCTGACCTCCGGGAATTGGTTATGACCTCACATTACCCGCTGATCATATTGCGTGGCCCCGAATATGTGATTGAAGTAGCTAACAAACAATTGGCAACTTTATGGCATAAATCGCTGGAAGAAATCATTGGTCGTAAACTGCTGGATATTCTGCCCGAACTCGTCGATCAACCATTTCCGGCTTTACTTAAAAAAGTTTACGATACGGGCGAACCCTACGGTCAGGAAGAAGAAGTGTTCTTTGTTGACACGGAAGAAGGGCGGTTGATCAAATATGTCAGTTTTTATTATGATCCGATACGGGACAGCAAGGGCGTGATCAACGGTATTATTGTTACAGCATCAGACATTACCGAGATGGTCAGGTCTCGGCAGTTACTTGAAGACAGTAATGCAGAGCAGCAGTCGCTTAACGAAGAGATTGCTGCTACGAACGAAGAACTGGCAACAACCAACGAAGAACTTAGTGAAACCCAGCAATTATTGGAGCGCACTATAGGCGGCCTGCAAGAAAGCGAAGGTCGCTTTCGCAACCTGATTCGCAATGCATCAACAGGTATCATCCTGTTGACCGGACCGGAGATGCGGACAGAGATCGTCAATGAAGCTTACGCGAACCTGATCGGGCGTTCAACAGATGAGATCACCGGCCGCCCACTATTTGAACTGATCCCTGAAACAGAGGAAGTTTTCCGGCCAATTATCGATGGGGTACGGTTAAGCGGTAAAGCCCGCTACCTGTATGACCAGCCTTTTAGCCTCTTCAAAAATGGTGAACTGATAAATATATTCCTGAATGTGATATACCAGCCTTACCGTGAACAGGACAAAGGCGTTACCGGCGTGATGGTCTTGTGCCAGGAAGTGACCGAGCAGGTGAAGGCAAAGCAGCATATACAGGCCAGTGAGCAGCGATTCCGCTTTATGCTGAACGCCATACCACAGCAGGTTTGGACGGCAACACCTGACGGGGCATTGAATTATGTTAACGACATCATTTGTACAGATTTCGGTGAGGAATCCAGTGAAACGATAACCGGTTTAGGTTGGCAGGCTTATGTACATCCCGATGATTTGCCAGGCGCGCTGGAAAAATGGACGCGATCACTGCACAATGGGCGCGAGTACCTTACAGAATTTCGCCTTAAATTTGCGGACGGAGAGTATTACTGGCACCTGGCAAGGGCGCTGCCATTAGTTGAAAACGATCAGATAGTAATGTGGCTTGGTACTAACACCAATATACACCAGCAAAAAACGAATGAGTATAAAAAAGATGAGTTCATCAGCATTGCCAGCCACGAGCTGAAAACACCGCTGACCACTGTTAAAGCCTTTTTCCAGCTGGCTAAACGCGAGATCAGCCAGCAGCCTAAGCTGGAGCCTTTCATTGTCAAGGCAGACCGGCAATTGGAACGCCTGGGCCGCCTGATCGAGGATCTTTTGGACGTTTCCCGTATCAATGCCGGCAAGATGACCTACAATAAAGAAAATTTCGATTTCAGACAGATGCTACTGGATGTGGCAGAAAGCATTCAGCAAACCTCCATCCAGCACCACATCGATGTACAGATGGATTGTGATGTAACTTACCGCGGAGACCAGCATCGTATTGAACAGGTAATGACCAACCTGCTCAATAACGCGATCAAGTATTCTCCGGGCGCTGATAAAATCATGGTTCATTGCGAAAAGGAAAACCAGAATCTGATCGTGTCTGTACAGGATTTCGGCATTGGTATAGCAGAAGAGCACCTTAAAGGCTTATTCGACCGATTTTACCGTGTAGATAATTCGTCGGCCCGCTTCCAAGGATTAGGATTAGGCCTCTTCATCGCAGCTGAGATCGTTAAAAGGCATGGCGGCAGTTTCTGGATCGAGAGCCAGCCTGACCAAGGATCTACTTTTTTCTTTTTGCTGCCATTGAGCGGCGTGCAAGAGTTCAAGGATATCGCCACAGACAACCGCACGTTCTATGAGGGCGATTTCATTACAATCCGTTATCAGCCGCAAGACCGCTACATGGATGTGGACTGGAAAGGTTACCAGAACTATGAATCGGTAACCAAGGGTTGCGAGATTATGCTGGATCTGATGCAAAAGAATAATTGCCACCTGGTGCTGAATGATAACACCTCAGTAAAAGGCAATTGGTCAGAAGCATCGGACTGGGGTGCGGAAGTGTGGTTCCCGGCAATGGCCAAAGCGGGCTTGAAAAAGTTTGCCTGGATTTATTCACCCAGTACATTCAGCCGTATTGCGGCAGGCAAGAGTCTGCCGGATGAATACGATATCGTACAGGTTGCCTTTTTTGACAAGAAAAATGTAGCCGCACAATGGCTGTTACAATAA
- a CDS encoding glycoside hydrolase family 38 C-terminal domain-containing protein — MKPVTKSRIKLFYTTIALALGVNSHAQQAYFIDGYHGGVWGHYPDWNTRFMVDMLNKNPYWKINLEIEPETWDRAAKIDPQAFTEFKALMDDQSANGRVEYVNPAYAQSYMYNIDGESIIRQLGYGIKKLQATFPGIQFNTYSSEEPCFTNALPGILLSYGFKYASLKNPNTCFGGYTKAFGGELVNWIGPDGSSITTVPRYAIEKLEPRSTWQTIGWNNSPDYINAALKYGIKHPIGMTLQDAGWKNGPFLDQKDTVTRKQYTTWRNYFEQIVKGEGATDWRLSQEDILVNLVWGSQVTQQLARRVRAAENKILQAEKVAAITALSSNSKPTANFDDAWRTLMLSQHHDCWIVPYNGDKGDTWADKVKSWTANTIRQSDSIVQASFNKTNGNAGNNIIVYNTQGHSRQQAVNVAIPAGMVIRDAKGNAIPSQVNGDSVLFVANVPSFGYATYSFEKGKAKPSAGVKVTKSADGKYVLESDIYSLTIDANNGGSITGWYDKRYKKELVDKGNVNNFNSLRGNFYEDGGFKTTKNSQAQITIAEQGPVRATVLIATSIAGTKVKQRISLTANDPVVDMRVNIDWQRNVRVGEYVDKSNYKWTDYKKPFYNDSNKLLTVFPLALKDQKVYKNAPFEVTTSKLKNTFFNSWDSIKNNVILNWVDVMAGDGSYGVALFTDHTTSYTHGNNFPLGLVTQYSGMGLWGRDYFTDGPTSIHYALLPHVGLWDKAGIWSASAGWNEPLLALVSNAKLASANRSLIEIEKNGLAITSVTADDKGLLLRVFNAGGASGNKALKLNFAVTQAQLVELDDRDAGKVNVKKLSNGSSQVEFSVPKLGFRTLRLVR; from the coding sequence ATGAAGCCAGTAACCAAAAGCCGGATAAAACTTTTTTATACCACAATTGCCCTTGCTCTTGGTGTTAACAGCCATGCGCAACAAGCGTATTTTATTGATGGTTACCATGGCGGTGTTTGGGGCCATTATCCCGACTGGAATACCCGCTTTATGGTGGATATGCTCAACAAAAATCCTTACTGGAAAATAAATCTGGAGATAGAACCCGAAACCTGGGATCGCGCCGCCAAGATTGACCCACAGGCCTTTACTGAGTTTAAAGCCCTAATGGATGATCAGTCGGCTAACGGGCGCGTGGAATATGTTAATCCGGCCTATGCCCAAAGCTATATGTATAATATTGATGGCGAAAGCATTATCCGTCAGCTGGGTTATGGAATCAAAAAATTACAGGCTACCTTCCCGGGTATACAATTCAATACATATTCATCCGAAGAACCTTGTTTTACCAATGCCTTGCCGGGGATATTACTGTCGTATGGGTTTAAATATGCATCGCTAAAAAACCCCAACACCTGTTTTGGTGGATATACCAAAGCTTTTGGAGGTGAACTGGTTAACTGGATCGGTCCGGATGGTAGCAGCATTACCACGGTACCACGTTATGCTATTGAAAAGCTCGAACCAAGATCAACCTGGCAAACCATCGGTTGGAATAATAGTCCTGACTATATTAACGCCGCCCTTAAATACGGCATAAAGCACCCAATCGGCATGACCTTGCAAGATGCAGGCTGGAAGAACGGGCCTTTTTTGGATCAAAAAGATACGGTAACGCGAAAGCAATATACCACCTGGCGCAACTATTTTGAGCAGATTGTAAAAGGTGAAGGGGCAACAGATTGGCGGTTAAGCCAAGAAGATATTTTGGTGAACCTGGTTTGGGGGTCGCAGGTTACACAGCAGTTGGCACGAAGGGTTCGTGCTGCCGAGAACAAGATATTACAGGCCGAGAAAGTTGCAGCGATAACCGCGTTAAGCAGCAACAGCAAGCCAACCGCTAACTTTGATGACGCCTGGCGTACCCTCATGCTATCGCAGCATCATGATTGTTGGATAGTACCCTACAATGGCGACAAGGGTGATACCTGGGCCGACAAGGTAAAAAGCTGGACTGCCAACACCATCAGGCAAAGTGACAGTATAGTGCAGGCATCATTCAACAAAACAAATGGTAATGCCGGTAATAACATCATTGTATATAATACCCAGGGCCACAGCAGGCAACAGGCTGTAAATGTGGCTATCCCGGCAGGTATGGTGATCAGAGATGCAAAGGGCAATGCCATTCCATCGCAAGTAAATGGCGATAGCGTGCTGTTTGTAGCCAATGTACCCTCATTTGGTTATGCCACTTATAGCTTTGAAAAAGGTAAAGCAAAGCCATCAGCAGGCGTAAAGGTTACAAAGTCGGCAGATGGTAAGTACGTTCTTGAATCGGATATTTATAGCTTGACTATAGATGCTAATAACGGTGGTAGTATTACCGGTTGGTACGATAAGCGTTATAAAAAAGAACTGGTAGATAAAGGCAATGTTAACAACTTTAACTCGCTTCGCGGCAATTTTTATGAGGATGGAGGGTTTAAAACTACAAAAAATTCTCAGGCTCAAATTACCATTGCCGAGCAAGGCCCCGTGCGAGCTACGGTGCTGATAGCTACAAGCATTGCCGGTACCAAGGTAAAGCAGCGCATCAGCCTGACCGCCAATGACCCCGTTGTTGATATGCGTGTAAATATCGACTGGCAGCGCAACGTTAGGGTAGGCGAGTATGTTGATAAAAGCAATTACAAATGGACCGACTATAAAAAGCCTTTTTATAACGATAGCAATAAACTGCTTACCGTGTTCCCGCTGGCTTTAAAAGATCAAAAGGTTTATAAAAATGCGCCTTTTGAGGTAACTACAAGTAAGCTTAAAAATACCTTTTTTAACAGTTGGGACAGCATCAAAAATAATGTGATACTCAACTGGGTTGATGTAATGGCCGGCGATGGCAGCTATGGCGTAGCCCTGTTTACTGATCATACCACCAGCTACACGCATGGCAATAATTTTCCGCTGGGTTTGGTTACGCAGTACTCGGGCATGGGTTTATGGGGGCGGGATTATTTTACAGATGGGCCAACATCTATACACTATGCCTTGCTACCGCATGTGGGTTTGTGGGATAAGGCTGGCATCTGGTCGGCCTCCGCAGGTTGGAATGAGCCATTGCTTGCATTGGTATCAAATGCTAAACTTGCATCAGCAAATCGATCACTAATTGAGATTGAGAAGAATGGTTTAGCAATTACCTCGGTAACTGCCGATGATAAAGGGTTGCTTTTACGAGTATTCAATGCCGGAGGCGCATCGGGTAATAAGGCTTTAAAGCTAAATTTCGCAGTAACTCAAGCGCAATTAGTTGAGCTTGATGATCGTGATGCCGGGAAGGTGAATGTTAAAAAGCTAAGTAATGGCAGTTCGCAAGTTGAATTTTCGGTGCCAAAATTAGGTTTCCGTACGTTGCGTTTAGTAAGATGA
- a CDS encoding PAS domain-containing sensor histidine kinase, with product MEHGISPSEHKLRSIMQHAPIALFEIEENGRIVSINLVGEKLLNPLSSEELAVGSNLFPCLNLINPDLSNRIRGFSEPAGLIVHNLQYSFSYPTGGNKHFQITVTKMFEDCVIVSMDDLTDKLKEEQALKIAQQEKAVAQGKYEIASEVIHDIGNAIVGFGSYLTRINRMLEHYNQDNLHKVAVFLKQQQEPIGSAIGAPKAAALIDMMEAISKSLSDSQDELQRSVTEQLQIITHIQDILNIQRQYVTGHESQERKLVNLKEIINDCRSMVFANMEKKAISLSLNVPLSPVEIKGDRTKLMQVLLNILKNSIEAIEMDIGEKNIGITLQDLGDTAALTITDTGKGFDDETAAHLFDRGYTTKTTGTGLGLYNCKAIIESHSGSISIQSNGIDKGSKTTIEFKK from the coding sequence ATGGAGCATGGGATCAGCCCTTCTGAGCATAAGCTGCGTTCAATTATGCAGCACGCCCCGATAGCGTTATTTGAAATAGAAGAAAATGGCAGGATTGTAAGCATAAACCTGGTCGGCGAAAAATTACTTAACCCATTGTCCTCCGAAGAGTTGGCAGTCGGCTCAAATCTATTTCCGTGCTTAAACCTCATAAACCCAGACCTTAGTAACCGCATACGCGGCTTTAGTGAACCGGCTGGTTTAATTGTGCATAACCTGCAATACAGCTTCTCATATCCAACGGGGGGCAACAAACACTTCCAGATTACGGTTACCAAGATGTTTGAAGACTGCGTTATCGTGAGTATGGACGACCTGACCGATAAGCTTAAAGAAGAGCAGGCGCTAAAAATTGCACAGCAAGAAAAAGCCGTCGCGCAAGGAAAATACGAGATTGCGTCTGAAGTTATTCATGATATAGGCAACGCCATAGTCGGTTTTGGTTCGTATTTAACCCGCATTAACCGCATGCTGGAACATTATAACCAAGATAACTTACATAAAGTAGCCGTTTTTTTAAAGCAGCAACAGGAGCCCATTGGTAGCGCCATCGGCGCACCCAAAGCAGCGGCACTTATAGATATGATGGAGGCCATAAGCAAATCCTTAAGCGATAGTCAGGATGAACTGCAGCGATCAGTCACCGAGCAGCTACAGATCATTACCCACATTCAGGACATATTGAACATCCAGCGGCAATATGTGACCGGGCACGAATCACAGGAACGAAAACTGGTGAACCTAAAAGAGATTATTAATGATTGCCGCTCAATGGTGTTTGCGAACATGGAAAAGAAAGCAATCAGTTTATCCTTAAATGTTCCGCTATCTCCGGTCGAGATCAAAGGTGACCGTACCAAGCTAATGCAGGTTTTACTGAATATTTTAAAAAACAGCATTGAGGCGATAGAAATGGATATTGGCGAAAAGAACATCGGCATAACACTTCAGGATTTGGGCGATACCGCAGCATTAACGATAACCGATACCGGCAAGGGATTCGACGATGAGACTGCAGCGCATTTATTTGATCGGGGTTATACTACCAAAACAACCGGTACAGGATTAGGGCTCTATAATTGTAAAGCGATTATCGAAAGCCACTCAGGCAGTATTTCTATTCAAAGTAACGGCATCGATAAAGGCAGCAAAACCACTATTGAATTTAAAAAATAA
- a CDS encoding hybrid sensor histidine kinase/response regulator → MNDVNTSVLIIDDEELVRDNIEEILVPRKQSIESHQINHAASILFDEPSPILAPRTSNIPVFSVQKASNGKEGLEKVMTSIENRSPYAVIFLDMRMPGWDGLETAMQIRKVDSKAEIIFITAFTDRSIEEIVEQAGQNVGYHCKPYASEEIIQLATKGVTDYSRLRNLESLIESISSIGLNERQLTSLLKNILDQLATTIDTDMALLGKLHDDFSYEKVLSIGAMEERINVNELVTRIKGIDISTDEVIQIDELVLARLNGYSVFAVLKKQGRLKTEKMYLLKLFVQNAAQAIRNAEMNEELMRKEKLSAVGKAIGMVMHDLRVPIKNIQLITGLMREEGEASEWLDLIDGSAEQASEIFEDFLDFIRDTPVKKQPVELKPLLETALLSLAGKEGFEKVHVDIKAADKLTVMGDQSKLKRVMVNLINNAAEALLNTYANTPRIEISAWEDANHVLFKIRDNGPGIPPDLLRTLFEPFVTKNKSSGTGLGLAIVKQYVTAHGGDIVVSNNNGAIFEIRIPKSAI, encoded by the coding sequence ATGAACGACGTAAACACCTCGGTATTGATCATTGATGATGAAGAACTGGTAAGAGACAATATTGAAGAGATTTTAGTGCCACGTAAGCAAAGCATTGAAAGTCATCAGATTAATCATGCGGCCAGCATCCTGTTTGATGAACCCTCCCCTATACTTGCTCCCCGAACCAGTAATATTCCCGTTTTCAGCGTACAAAAAGCCTCTAACGGTAAAGAAGGGCTCGAAAAAGTAATGACATCTATTGAAAATAGAAGCCCTTATGCGGTCATATTTTTGGACATGCGCATGCCGGGATGGGATGGCCTCGAAACGGCTATGCAGATCAGGAAAGTTGACAGCAAAGCCGAGATCATATTTATAACGGCCTTTACTGACCGCTCAATTGAGGAGATTGTGGAACAGGCCGGGCAAAACGTAGGCTATCATTGCAAACCCTACGCCTCTGAAGAAATTATTCAGCTTGCAACCAAAGGCGTTACCGACTATAGCCGGCTGCGTAACCTGGAAAGCCTTATCGAATCTATATCCTCTATCGGCTTAAATGAACGGCAGTTAACGTCTCTACTGAAAAATATTTTAGATCAGTTAGCAACGACGATAGATACTGACATGGCATTGCTTGGCAAGCTGCATGACGATTTTTCGTACGAAAAAGTATTGTCTATCGGTGCTATGGAAGAAAGGATTAACGTTAATGAACTGGTAACCCGAATTAAGGGTATTGATATTTCAACTGACGAAGTAATTCAGATAGATGAGCTGGTACTTGCCCGCCTGAACGGCTATTCTGTGTTTGCTGTGCTTAAAAAGCAAGGGCGGTTAAAGACCGAAAAAATGTATCTGTTAAAGCTCTTTGTACAAAACGCAGCTCAAGCCATTCGCAATGCCGAAATGAACGAAGAATTGATGCGCAAAGAAAAACTATCTGCGGTGGGTAAAGCCATTGGCATGGTTATGCATGACCTACGCGTACCTATCAAAAACATACAACTCATCACCGGGCTTATGCGCGAAGAAGGCGAGGCAAGCGAATGGCTGGATCTGATCGATGGTTCGGCGGAGCAGGCCTCTGAAATATTTGAAGATTTTTTGGATTTCATCAGGGATACACCTGTTAAAAAACAACCTGTAGAGCTTAAGCCGCTTTTAGAAACCGCGTTATTATCGCTGGCTGGAAAAGAAGGGTTTGAAAAAGTCCATGTCGATATCAAAGCTGCTGATAAATTGACTGTAATGGGTGATCAGAGTAAGCTTAAACGTGTCATGGTTAATTTGATAAACAATGCTGCTGAGGCACTCTTGAATACGTATGCGAACACCCCCCGGATCGAGATCAGTGCGTGGGAGGATGCTAACCATGTTCTGTTTAAGATAAGGGATAACGGACCTGGAATACCTCCGGATTTATTACGAACATTATTTGAGCCATTTGTTACCAAAAACAAGAGCAGTGGTACGGGTTTGGGCTTGGCCATTGTTAAACAATATGTAACTGCCCATGGCGGAGATATTGTAGTTTCTAATAATAATGGAGCGATTTTTGAAATTAGAATACCAAAAAGCGCCATTTGA